The region aggctcataatttaatgattttatttgtacttacagatggcatacaagtttgatattaaggcacatggaagttcacatgttcgagaaggaaTTTCTccccaaaaaacacattttgatatgtataaaataaaaatcactttcaaacagctctcctgtgaagtcgtgacttgcgacatactGAATCGGGTCACAAATGTAATCTATCCACGGAAAGCGCGATGTAGACCATCTGTTTTGTGAATAGACATGGATTTTTTGGATCTTAAACGTAAAAACAAAATTGCTCAGTTGTCACAACCCTAATGTATGTCATTCATACTATTGGTAAACTATTCATCTTTGTTTTTCAAGTGTCCAGGAGTAAAGAGTCTTAAGTGACACACTTTTTTCTTTTTTCAATAATTGACAGGATGTTGTTCAGACAGCCACGGCGGACACAGCAGTAGAGGCTGAGCTTGGAGAGGAGATTGGAGAGACTGTTGCAAAACAGACACTTCAGATTCAGAAAGACACTGTGTTGCTGGTGAACCTGAAGAAAACCTTGCAACCACAAGTGGAGGTAGAAAATGTGGCCTCAGAgatagaggaggtggaggaggaggctccAAAGGAGGTGGCAGGAACCAATGAAGACAAAGGAGAGAACAACGAAGAAACAGGCAGACCAAGATCCACTCGTATCACCAAACCTGTTGAGGCtgaggagacggtggaagaggaGCAGCCAACAGTTGAGGAACCTGCTGTGGAAGTGGAGATCTCGCCACctgaagatgaagaggaggctCCGGTTGTAGAACCTAGAGTCCTGAGTAGAGGAAGAAAAAGTGTTCCATTTACTCCGACTCCAAAACGCAAGTCCAAAAGAAGAGGCAAACAGcatgaggaagaggagaatgtGGAGGAGCCAGCAGAAGAAGAGGCACCAGTAATGGAAGCCAGAGTtctgaggagaggaaggaaatcggCTTCTGCTCCTGCCACACCTAGACGCCAATCCACACATGTACCTAAAGAGGAGGAGGCGGCTGAATCTGTTCGGGAAGCTTTGGAAGAAAAGGAGAAAGTAAAACCAGTGGAGGAGGTAAGGGCAGAGGAGAAAGACACACTAATGGACGAAGAGGACATGGTGGAGGAAGCTGCAACAGTGGAGAGTGTGGAGGAAGAAAGGGTGGCAGTGGAAGCCATAACTGAGGAAGATGGAAaggtagaggaagagaaggaaaaggaAGCTGAAGCTCCACCTGAAACTGCAACAGTGGAGGAAGAGAGTGTCGTAAAAGAAAATGTGGATGAAGAAGCAACAGCTAAGGAAGAGGAAGAGCAGGaagtggagagagtggaagaaGAAAATATTGAGGAAGCTGCAGCAGAAACTATTAGTGTGGAAGAAAATATGGAGGAGGAAGTAGCAACCACAGAGGAGAAAAAGGAAGAGGAAGAAGTGAAGAAAGAGGAGATAGTTATTGAACTAGCTGTAGAAAAACTATCTGAAGAAGTTGCTGGGATAGAAGAGGTAGAtaaagtggaggagaaagaggaagcaAAGCCAGTtgaggaagagaagaagactTCACTCGAGGAGGAAGAGCAAACTccagtagaggaggaagaggatgctcCAGTTGTAGAAACAAGAGTTttgaggagaggaagaaaaagtATTCCAGCTACTCCGACTCCAAAGCGCAAGTACACAAGAAGAGACAAACAAGAAGAGGAGAAAGACCCAGCTGTGGAAGAAAAGGAACCAGTAGTGGAAGCCAGAGTtctgaggagaggaggcagaggaagatgTTCTGCTCCTGCCCCTGCCACACACGGACGCAAATCCACAAGAGCCTGCCAACaaactgaggaagaggaggatgtggaggcaACGGTTGAACCTGCACCAGAAGCGATGGAGGaaaagatggaggaagagaagaaagtGGAGATAGTGGAAGAGGCGAGTgttgtggaaaaagtaaaagCAGTGGAGGGAGAAGGAACAACTCTGGAAGAGGAAAATGTGGAGGCTGAAGCAACAACTGAGGAAAATGAAGATGTTGAGGAAGCTGCAGCAGAAACTGCACCAGTGAAAGAAAATGTGGAGGCTGAAGCAACAACTGAGGAAAATGAAGATGTTGAGGAAGCTGCAGCAGAAACTGCACCAGTGAAAGAAAATGTGGAGGCTGAAGCAACAACTGAGGAAAAGGAAGATGTtgaggaagagaagaaagaggtTGAAGCAGTAAAGGAAACAATTGTTGAAATGGCTGTAGAGAAACTAGCAGAGACTGTTGAAAAGGCAGAAAACGTGGAGGAGGTAACAGCAGTGGAAAGTGTTGCAGATGAAGTGATAAAAAAGCCTGTTGAGGAACCTGCCAAGGAAGGGAAGACCTCACTACCTGAGGATGGAGAAGAGACTCCAGTGGTAGAAACAAGAGTCctgaggagaggaagaaaaagcATTCCAGTAACGCCTCCAAAACGCAAGTCCACACGAAGAGGCAAACAACCTGAAGAAGAGAAAGATGCAGAGGAAGACCCAGCTGAGGAGGAAGATGCACCAGTAGTGGAAACCATAGTTCTGAAGAGCGATAACGGGGGCAGATTTTCTGCTCTTGCCCCTCCTTCTGCCACGCCCACATGCAAATCCACACACGCCTGCATAAAacctgaggaagaggagaagaaggaagaagagtTGGAGGTAGAAAAGGTAGAGGAGGAAAAGATGGAGACGGTGGCTGAACCTATTCAGGAAGCTTTGGAAGTAGTGGATGAAGCAGCAGCTGCAACAGTGGAGAGTATGGGGGAAGAAAGGGTGGCAGAGGAACTAAGAACTGAGGAAGAGGAAACTGAAGCTGCAGCTGAAACTGTACCAGTGGAAGAGGAGAGTGTTGCAGAAGAAAAGGTGGTGGAGGGAGAAACAATTCAGGAAGAGGAAAAGGTAGAGGAGGAAAAGGAGATTACAGAAACTATTACAACACAGACACTCAAGCTTCAGAAAGCCACTGTGGTGCTGGTGGACTTGAAACAAATCTTGCAACCACAAGTGGGGATTGAAAATGTGGCCTCAGAGatagaggaggtgaaggaggatgCTCCAAAGGATGTGGCAGGAACTGATGAAGACGAAGTTGAGGACCCTGCTGTGGAAGTGGAGATCTCGCCAcctgaggatgaagaggaggctCCAGTTGTAGAAACAAGAGTCttgaggagaggaagaaaaagtGTTCCATTTACCCCGACTCCAAAACGCAAGTCCAAAAGAAAAGGCAAACAGCATGACGAAGAGGAGAATGTGGAGGAGCCACAGGAAAAAGAGGCAGCTGAGGAAGATGAAGAACAGGCTCCCGTAGTGGAAGCCAGAGTtctgaggagaggaaggaaatctGCTTCTGCCACACCTAGACGCAAATCCACACATGCCACTAAAGAACCTGAAGAGGAGGACTTGGCTGAATCTGTTCGGGAATCTGTGGATAAAAAAGAGGAAGTAAAACCAGTGGAGGAGGTAAGGGCAGAGGAGAAAGACACACTAATGGATGAGGAGGACATGGTGGAGGAAGCTGCAACAGTGGAGAGTGTGGAGGAAGAAAGGGTGGCAGTGGAAGCCATAACTGAGGAAGACGGAAaggtagaggaagagaaggaagaggaagcTGAAGCTGCAAAagtggaggaggggagtgttgCAGAAGTAAATGTGGATGAAGAAGCAACAACTGAAGAAAAGGAAaaagtggaggaagaggaggaagcagagagagtggAACAAGAAAATATTGAGGAAGCTGCAGCTGAAACTATTGGTGTGGAagacaagatggaggaggaagtagCAACCACAGAGGAGAAAAAGGAAGAGGAAAAAGtggaagagaagaaagaggaaaCACTTATTGAACTACTTGTAGAACAACTATCTGAGGAAGTTTATGTGGTAGAGGCAGAaaaagtggaggagaaagaggaagcaAAGCCAGTtgaggaagagaagaagactTCACCACCCGAGGAGGAAGAGCAAGCTccagtagaggaggaagaggatgctcCAGTTGTAGAAACAAGAGTTttgaggagaggaagaaaaagtATTCCAGCTACTCCGACTCCAAAGCGCAAGTCCACAAGAAGAGACAAACAAGCGGAGGAGAAAGACCCAGCTGTGGAAGAAAAGGAACCAGTAGTGGAAACCAGAGCtctgaggagaggaggcagaggaagatgTTCTGCTCCTGTCCCTGCCACACACGGACGCAAATCCACACGATCCCGCAAACAGCCTgaggagaaggatgaggaggTGGAGGCAGAATTGGTAAATGAGCAAAAGATGGTAGAGGTGGTTGCACCTGTTCAGGATGCTGTGGAGGCAGAATTGGTAAATGCACAAAAGATGGCAGAGGTGGTTGCACCTGTTCAGGATGCTGTGGAGGAAAAAATGGGGGAAGAAAAAGCAGTGGACGAAGCAGAAGCTGAAACTGCACCGTTGGAAGAGGAGAGTGTTGCTGAACAAAAGGTGGTGGAGGGACAAACGACTCAGGAAGAGAGAACTGCTACTGTGGAAGAAAAGGTGGAAGACAAAATACCTGAAAAAGAGGAAAAGGTTGAAGAGGACAAGAAAGCTGAAGCTGAAACTGCACCAGTAGAAGAGGAGAGTGTTGCAGACGAAAAAGTGGAGGAAGAAGCAAAACCCACAGAGGAGGAAAAGGTAGAAAAAGCAGCAACTGAGGAAGAGGAAAGAGTTGAGGAAGATAAGAAAGAGGTGGAAGCAGAAGAGGAAGAAATGGTTGAAATGGGTGTAGAAAAACTAGCAGATGTAGGTGAAGAGGCAGAACAAGTGGAGGAGTCAACAGCAGTTGAAAGGGTTGCAGATGAAGTGCTATTAAAGCCAGTTGAGGAACCTgctgaggaagaagagaagacCTCACCCcctgaggaagaagagaagacCTCGCCACCTGAGGAAGAAGATAAGACCTCACCACCTGAGAAGGAAGAGGTAGATGAGGAAGAACAAGCTCCAGTTGTAGAAGTAAGAGTTctgaggagaggaagaaaaagtGTTTCAGTTTCTCCCCCAAAACGCAAGTTGAGAGGAAAAGGTCAACAGCCTGAGAAAGACGAGAAGCTGGAGGAGCCAGAGGAGGAAGAGGCAGCTGAGGAGAAAGAAGAGGCACCCATAGTTGAAGCCAGAGTTCTCAGGAGAGGAAGGAGATCTGCCCCTACAACTGCCCCTGCTACATCTAGACGCAAATCCACACGAGTCAGCAAGCatcctgaggaagaggaggatgtggCGGCAGTTGCTGAACCTGCACCAGAAGCGATGGAGGAAAAGGTGGAGGAAGAAAAAGCTATGGAGGAGGAAACGGAAGCTGCAGCTGAAACAGCACCAGTGGAAGAGGAGAGTGTTGCAGAAGAAAAGGTGGAGGAAGTAAAAgcagtggaggaggaaggagaaattGTGGAAGATGAAAATGTGGAGGACGAGAAGGAACTGCAGATTGTGGTAAAAGAGAAGGTTCAAGAAGCTAAAGCTGCAGCTGAAACTGAACCAGTTGAACAGGATAATGTTGCAGAAGAAAAGGTGGAAGAGGAATTAAAAAGCATAGAGGAAGAAACGGTGGAAGAAGAAACaactgaggaagaggagaaagttGAGGAAGAGAAGAAAGATATGAATGCAGAAAAGGAAACATTTGTTGAAATGGCTGTAGAAAAACTAGCAGAGGTTGTTGAAGAGGCAGAAAAAGTGGAGGAGGTAACAGCAGTGGAAAGTGTTGCAGATGAAGTGGTAGAAAATCCAgctgaggaagaagagaagacCTCACTAcctgaggtggaagaggaggcTCCAGTTGTAGAAACAAGAGTTctgaggagaggaagaaaaagtgttccagtttctcctccAAAACTTAAGTCCACAAAAAGAGGCAAACAAGTCCAGGAAGAGGAAAGCATGGAGGAGCCGGAGGATGAAGAAGCACCAATAGTGGAAACCAGAGTTACAAGGAAAGGAAGGAAATCTGTCCTTGCTCCTGCCACACCTAGACGCAAATCCAAACGAGCCCGCATAGAACCTGAAGAAGAGAAAGATGAGAATGAAGAGGAAAAGGTAGACAATGCGGCTGCAACAGTGAAGAGTGTGGAGGAAGAAAAGGTGGAGGAAGTGAATGAACTGGAGGCAGAAGAAAAGGTTGAAGAGGAAACAAAAGCTGTGGAAGAAGCAAGAACTGAGGAAGAAGAAAAGGTGGAAGAAGCAACCACTGAGGAAGAAGAAAAGGTGGAAGAAGCAACCACTGAGGAAGAAGAAAAGGTGGAAGAAGCAACCACGGAGGAAGAAGAAAAGGTGGAAGAAGCAACCACTGAGGAAGGAGAAAAGGTGGAAGAAGCAACAACTGAGGGAGGAAAAAAGGTGGAAGAAGCAACAACTGCGGGGGCTGTGGTAGAGGAGGCTGAAAAGGTGGAGGAGGTGGCAACAGTGATGAAAAGTGTTGCAGTCGAAAAGCCAGTTGAGGAAGAGAAGACCTCACAACCTGAGGAAGAAGCAGAGACTCCTGTTGTAGAAATAAGGGTCCTAAGGCGAGGGAAAAAAAGCACTCCTGTTAATCCTCCAAAACGTAGGTTCACACCAAGAGGCAAGCAAGCTGAGGAAAATGAGAAGAAGGAGGAAGAAAAAGTAGAGGAGGTGGCTGAACATGTGCCGGAAGCTGTGGAGGAAAAGGAGGTGGCAGCTGAGGAAGATGAGGCACCATTAGTGGAAGCCAATGTTCTGTGGAGAGGAAGGAGATCTGCCCCTTCCACACCA is a window of Oncorhynchus keta strain PuntledgeMale-10-30-2019 chromosome 25, Oket_V2, whole genome shotgun sequence DNA encoding:
- the LOC118358589 gene encoding titin-like isoform X6 — encoded protein: MLWKTTVISQPRSSKGMEFPVDGLVSVSQEILERSAQDYMNSLLHSPLDSPQHLTLANNTQVPIGLSNVGFVPLYGDNMRQKVLALFSQQDQFTAVGLYLLDQWWSLENILKTANSAKDGAVEVETIGERIVLYVLNRVVYRAKEISSGELPFLCHGENDYAKILWKDGQAVGFYSVKPSGSLCSSFVTQCYHIPVMDSIFVRKCHRGNGLGLQMLENFVDSFKEEYLGLRYPLSKAMYKVCGKYLSLYPAHRDLLWEVESVGGPSQRTNIANKIQAMAMSTLSKNLSFTEHSVVNRDVVENKVVMEEVTSHLQEQEAMEYTVEIVEEVTLVRVPKENEEMPVTTRGRSSGLKRKNILEESKSEKVLRVEDIEAEGETPKEKPVAEPHQDNKDVVAESDKEELAEDVIDTAMGDTAVEPELGEEMGKTVTTRTLQIQKDAVLLVNLKETLQPQVEVENVASEIEEVEEEAPKEVAEIDEETAEEPSKEEKKRSLTKPVEAEEKTVNEEQPAVEKPAEVKEKISPPEKEVVAPVVETRVLRRGIKSVPATPTPKRKYTRRVKQPVEEEKEEEVAEEEVEAAVVEAKVLRRGRRSAPPPAHTTPKCKSTPTVVEAEEAEKTDEMTEEEVDDEVQEKAVEEEKATTTTTSQEEEKATTTTTSQEEEKATTTTTSQEEEKATTTPTTSQEEEKATTTTTTTTSQEEEKATTTTSQEEEKATTTTTSQEEEKATTTTTTSQEEEKATTTTTSQEEEKATTTTTTTTTTSQEEEKATTTTTTSQEEEKATTTTTSQEEEKATTTTTSQEEEKATTTTTTSQEEEKATTTTTTSQEEEKATTTTTTSQEEEKATTTTTSQEEEKATTTSQEEEKVESFEEVVEVPPVVETRAMRSRTKTGTAATPKRKSLRSKSSVDYKEQDAEEEETGNESTVEEGEDNVVAEEVSVVEEEDKEEEEGFPVAEVAAVDETEKQPEEHKSEKVIRVEDIEADGETPKEKPVAEPHQENKDVVAESDKEELAEDVVHTATEDTAVEPEVREEIGETVTTQTLKLQKAIVVLVDLKKTLQPQVEVENVAPEIEVEEEAPKKVSGTDEDEKETAKEPSKQEKKRRGRPRSTRLTKPVEAEEETVKEEQPAVEKPAEGKEKISPPEEEDAGPVVETRVLRRGRISVPATPTPKRKYTQRGKQPKEEKEGEEEPAEEEEDAPVVETIVLKSERGKCSALAHPRHKSTQGCKEPEEEEEKEGELAKPVQEALEEKVEKAVDEAAAATVESMGEERVAEELRTEEEETEAAAETVPVVEESVAEEKVVEGETIQEEEKVEEEREIAETITTQTLKLQKATAVLVDLKKTVASEIEEEAPKELSGTNEDEEETAKEPSKQEKKRRGRPRSTHLTKPVEAEEEMVNEEQPAVEKPAEEKEKISPPEEEEAEKPDETTEEEVEDNVQDKAVEGEATTTTSQEEEEVVAESLEEVVEVPPVVETRAKRSRTKTVTAATPKRKSLRSKSSVDYKEQDAEEEETGNEPTVEEGEDNVVAEEVSVVEEEDKEEEEGFPVPEVAVVEESEKQPEEHKSEKVIRIEGETPKEKAVAEHQQHNKEEDAAESDKEELAEDVVQTATADTAVEAELGEEIGETVAKQTLQIQKDTVLLVNLKKTLQPQVEVENVASEIEEVEEEAPKEVAGTNEDKGENNEETGRPRSTRITKPVEAEETVEEEQPTVEEPAVEVEISPPEDEEEAPVVEPRVLSRGRKSVPFTPTPKRKSKRRGKQHEEEENVEEPAEEEAPVMEARVLRRGRKSASAPATPRRQSTHVPKEEEAAESVREALEEKEKVKPVEEVRAEEKDTLMDEEDMVEEAATVESVEEERVAVEAITEEDGKVEEEKEKEAEAPPETATVEEESVVKENVDEEATAKEEEEQEVERVEEENIEEAAAETISVEENMEEEVATTEEKKEEEEVKKEEIVIELAVEKLSEEVAGIEEVDKVEEKEEAKPVEEEKKTSLEEEEQTPVEEEEDAPVVETRVLRRGRKSIPATPTPKRKYTRRDKQEEEKDPAVEEKEPVVEARVLRRGGRGRCSAPAPATHGRKSTRACQQTEEEEDVEATVEPAPEAMEEKMEEEKKVEIVEEASVVEKVKAVEGEGTTLEEENVEAEATTEENEDVEEAAAETAPVKENVEAEATTEENEDVEEAAAETAPVKENVEAEATTEEKEDVEEEKKEVEAVKETIVEMAVEKLAETVEKAENVEEVTAVESVADEVIKKPVEEPAKEGKTSLPEDGEETPVVETRVLRRGRKSIPVTPPKRKSTRRGKQPEEEKDAEEDPAEEEDAPVVETIVLKSDNGGRFSALAPPSATPTCKSTHACIKPEEEEKKEEELEVEKVEEEKMETVAEPIQEALEVVDEAAAATVESMGEERVAEELRTEEEETEAAAETVPVEEESVAEEKVVEGETIQEEEKVEEEKEITETITTQTLKLQKATVVLVDLKQILQPQVGIENVASEIEEVKEDAPKDVAGTDEDEVEDPAVEVEISPPEDEEEAPVVETRVLRRGRKSVPFTPTPKRKSKRKGKQHDEEENVEEPQEKEAAEEDEEQAPVVEARVLRRGRKSASATPRRKSTHATKEPEEEDLAESVRESVDKKEEVKPVEEVRAEEKDTLMDEEDMVEEAATVESVEEERVAVEAITEEDGKVEEEKEEEAEAAKVEEGSVAEVNVDEEATTEEKEKVEEEEEAERVEQENIEEAAAETIGVEDKMEEEVATTEEKKEEEKVEEKKEETLIELLVEQLSEEVYVVEAEKVEEKEEAKPVEEEKKTSPPEEEEQAPVEEEEDAPVVETRVLRRGRKSIPATPTPKRKSTRRDKQAEEKDPAVEEKEPVVETRALRRGGRGRCSAPVPATHGRKSTRSRKQPEEKDEEVEAELVNEQKMVEVVAPVQDAVEAELVNAQKMAEVVAPVQDAVEEKMGEEKAVDEAEAETAPLEEESVAEQKVVEGQTTQEERTATVEEKVEDKIPEKEEKVEEDKKAEAETAPVEEESVADEKVEEEAKPTEEEKVEKAATEEEERVEEDKKEVEAEEEEMVEMGVEKLADVGEEAEQVEESTAVERVADEVLLKPVEEPAEEEEKTSPPEEEEKTSPPEEEDKTSPPEKEEVDEEEQAPVVEVRVLRRGRKSVSVSPPKRKLRGKGQQPEKDEKLEEPEEEEAAEEKEEAPIVEARVLRRGRRSAPTTAPATSRRKSTRVSKHPEEEEDVAAVAEPAPEAMEEKVEEEKAMEEETEAAAETAPVEEESVAEEKVEEVKAVEEEGEIVEDENVEDEKELQIVVKEKVQEAKAAAETEPVEQDNVAEEKVEEELKSIEEETVEEETTEEEEKVEEEKKDMNAEKETFVEMAVEKLAEVVEEAEKVEEVTAVESVADEVVENPAEEEEKTSLPEVEEEAPVVETRVLRRGRKSVPVSPPKLKSTKRGKQVQEEESMEEPEDEEAPIVETRVTRKGRKSVLAPATPRRKSKRARIEPEEEKDENEEEKVDNAAATVKSVEEEKVEEVNELEAEEKVEEETKAVEEARTEEEEKVEEATTEEEEKVEEATTEEEEKVEEATTEEEEKVEEATTEEGEKVEEATTEGGKKVEEATTAGAVVEEAEKVEEVATVMKSVAVEKPVEEEKTSQPEEEAETPVVEIRVLRRGKKSTPVNPPKRRFTPRGKQAEENEKKEEEKVEEVAEHVPEAVEEKEVAAEEDEAPLVEANVLWRGRRSAPSTPRRKSKRARKEPEEEENEEENVEEENAVEEKMVVEENKMEEEEEKVEEPAENAASETKEAEAIAQQPEEVAEQTEQKEEVKNTAETEEEKVADEETDKAVEKDEGDTTNVGKNTDKATVTSATQDEVAGKASEDEEGETLAVEAEEAEKTEETTEEVEDKVQDKAVEEEGEASTTTSQEEERVEAESFEEVVEVPPVVETRAMRSRTKTVTAATPKRKSLRSKSSVDYKEQDAEEEETGNEPTVEEGEDNVVAEEASVVEEEKKEKEEEGAPVPEVAVVKEMEKQPVVSRVLRVRLTATPMAIPTPQQRTSTKRSKIVTPEKVEPEVGMLSSDEEQEESPVEKRNLRKRKSMEPTPVRRSMRRSRT
- the LOC118358589 gene encoding titin-like isoform X11, translating into MLWKTTVISQPRSSKGMEFPVDGLVSVSQEILERSAQDYMNSLLHSPLDSPQHLTLANNTQVPIGLSNVGFVPLYGDNMRQKVLALFSQQDQFTAVGLYLLDQWWSLENILKTANSAKDGAVEVETIGERIVLYVLNRVVYRAKEISSGELPFLCHGENDYAKILWKDGQAVGFYSVKPSGSLCSSFVTQCYHIPVMDSIFVRKCHRGNGLGLQMLENFVDSFKEEYLGLRYPLSKAMYKVCGKYLSLYPAHRDLLWEVESVGGPSQRTNIANKIQAMAMSTLSKNLSFTEHSVVNRDVVENKVVMEEVTSHLQEQEAMEYTVEIVEEVTLVRVPKENEEMPVTTRGRSSGLKRKNILEESKSEKVLRVEDIEAEGETPKEKPVAEPHQDNKDVVAESDKEELAEDVVHTATEDTAVEPEVREEIGETVTTQTLKLQKAIVVLVDLKKTLQPQVEVENVAPEIEVEEEAPKKVSGTDEDEKETAKEPSKQEKKRRGRPRSTRLTKPVEAEEETVKEEQPAVEKPAEGKEKISPPEEEDAGPVVETRVLRRGRISVPATPTPKRKYTQRGKQPKEEKEGEEEPAEEEEDAPVVETIVLKSERGKCSALAHPRHKSTQGCKEPEEEEEKEGELAKPVQEALEEKVEKAVDEAAAATVESMGEERVAEELRTEEEETEAAAETVPVVEESVAEEKVVEGETIQEEEKVEEEREIAETITTQTLKLQKATAVLVDLKKTVASEIEEEAPKELSGTNEDEEETAKEPSKQEKKRRGRPRSTHLTKPVEAEEEMVNEEQPAVEKPAEEKEKISPPEEEEAEKPDETTEEEVEDNVQDKAVEGEATTTTSQEEEEVVAESLEEVVEVPPVVETRAKRSRTKTVTAATPKRKSLRSKSSVDYKEQDAEEEETGNEPTVEEGEDNVVAEEVSVVEEEDKEEEEGFPVPEVAVVEESEKQPEEHKSEKVIRIEGETPKEKAVAEHQQHNKEEDAAESDKEELAEDVVQTATADTAVEAELGEEIGETVAKQTLQIQKDTVLLVNLKKTLQPQVEVENVASEIEEVEEEAPKEVAGTNEDKGENNEETGRPRSTRITKPVEAEETVEEEQPTVEEPAVEVEISPPEDEEEAPVVEPRVLSRGRKSVPFTPTPKRKSKRRGKQHEEEENVEEPAEEEAPVMEARVLRRGRKSASAPATPRRQSTHVPKEEEAAESVREALEEKEKVKPVEEVRAEEKDTLMDEEDMVEEAATVESVEEERVAVEAITEEDGKVEEEKEKEAEAPPETATVEEESVVKENVDEEATAKEEEEQEVERVEEENIEEAAAETISVEENMEEEVATTEEKKEEEEVKKEEIVIELAVEKLSEEVAGIEEVDKVEEKEEAKPVEEEKKTSLEEEEQTPVEEEEDAPVVETRVLRRGRKSIPATPTPKRKYTRRDKQEEEKDPAVEEKEPVVEARVLRRGGRGRCSAPAPATHGRKSTRACQQTEEEEDVEATVEPAPEAMEEKMEEEKKVEIVEEASVVEKVKAVEGEGTTLEEENVEAEATTEENEDVEEAAAETAPVKENVEAEATTEENEDVEEAAAETAPVKENVEAEATTEEKEDVEEEKKEVEAVKETIVEMAVEKLAETVEKAENVEEVTAVESVADEVIKKPVEEPAKEGKTSLPEDGEETPVVETRVLRRGRKSIPVTPPKRKSTRRGKQPEEEKDAEEDPAEEEDAPVVETIVLKSDNGGRFSALAPPSATPTCKSTHACIKPEEEEKKEEELEVEKVEEEKMETVAEPIQEALEVVDEAAAATVESMGEERVAEELRTEEEETEAAAETVPVEEESVAEEKVVEGETIQEEEKVEEEKEITETITTQTLKLQKATVVLVDLKQILQPQVGIENVASEIEEVKEDAPKDVAGTDEDEVEDPAVEVEISPPEDEEEAPVVETRVLRRGRKSVPFTPTPKRKSKRKGKQHDEEENVEEPQEKEAAEEDEEQAPVVEARVLRRGRKSASATPRRKSTHATKEPEEEDLAESVRESVDKKEEVKPVEEVRAEEKDTLMDEEDMVEEAATVESVEEERVAVEAITEEDGKVEEEKEEEAEAAKVEEGSVAEVNVDEEATTEEKEKVEEEEEAERVEQENIEEAAAETIGVEDKMEEEVATTEEKKEEEKVEEKKEETLIELLVEQLSEEVYVVEAEKVEEKEEAKPVEEEKKTSPPEEEEQAPVEEEEDAPVVETRVLRRGRKSIPATPTPKRKSTRRDKQAEEKDPAVEEKEPVVETRALRRGGRGRCSAPVPATHGRKSTRSRKQPEEKDEEVEAELVNEQKMVEVVAPVQDAVEAELVNAQKMAEVVAPVQDAVEEKMGEEKAVDEAEAETAPLEEESVAEQKVVEGQTTQEERTATVEEKVEDKIPEKEEKVEEDKKAEAETAPVEEESVADEKVEEEAKPTEEEKVEKAATEEEERVEEDKKEVEAEEEEMVEMGVEKLADVGEEAEQVEESTAVERVADEVLLKPVEEPAEEEEKTSPPEEEEKTSPPEEEDKTSPPEKEEVDEEEQAPVVEVRVLRRGRKSVSVSPPKRKLRGKGQQPEKDEKLEEPEEEEAAEEKEEAPIVEARVLRRGRRSAPTTAPATSRRKSTRVSKHPEEEEDVAAVAEPAPEAMEEKVEEEKAMEEETEAAAETAPVEEESVAEEKVEEVKAVEEEGEIVEDENVEDEKELQIVVKEKVQEAKAAAETEPVEQDNVAEEKVEEELKSIEEETVEEETTEEEEKVEEEKKDMNAEKETFVEMAVEKLAEVVEEAEKVEEVTAVESVADEVVENPAEEEEKTSLPEVEEEAPVVETRVLRRGRKSVPVSPPKLKSTKRGKQVQEEESMEEPEDEEAPIVETRVTRKGRKSVLAPATPRRKSKRARIEPEEEKDENEEEKVDNAAATVKSVEEEKVEEVNELEAEEKVEEETKAVEEARTEEEEKVEEATTEEEEKVEEATTEEEEKVEEATTEEEEKVEEATTEEGEKVEEATTEGGKKVEEATTAGAVVEEAEKVEEVATVMKSVAVEKPVEEEKTSQPEEEAETPVVEIRVLRRGKKSTPVNPPKRRFTPRGKQAEENEKKEEEKVEEVAEHVPEAVEEKEVAAEEDEAPLVEANVLWRGRRSAPSTPRRKSKRARKEPEEEENEEENVEEENAVEEKMVVEENKMEEEEEKVEEPAENAASETKEAEAIAQQPEEVAEQTEQKEEVKNTAETEEEKVADEETDKAVEKDEGDTTNVGKNTDKATVTSATQDEVAGKASEDEEGETLAVEAEEAEKTEETTEEVEDKVQDKAVEEEGEASTTTSQEEERVEAESFEEVVEVPPVVETRAMRSRTKTVTAATPKRKSLRSKSSVDYKEQDAEEEETGNEPTVEEGEDNVVAEEASVVEEEKKEKEEEGAPVPEVAVVKEMEKQPVVSRVLRVRLTATPMAIPTPQQRTSTKRSKIVTPEKVEPEVGMLSSDEEQEESPVEKRNLRKRKSMEPTPVRRSMRRSRT